Proteins encoded within one genomic window of Brassica rapa cultivar Chiifu-401-42 chromosome A09, CAAS_Brap_v3.01, whole genome shotgun sequence:
- the LOC103843763 gene encoding uncharacterized protein LOC103843763: MSSNMLKIKEMHNATGLITPKARAVMEKRKKNLKWCHPLPSGRGWYEVDHGRNKYRVYVRGAVSCTCRAYDVSGIPCCHIMSAMWTEYGETKLPETVVSDWYSVEKWKLCYSSLLRPVNGMQLWKTHTDVVVMPPPDRIMPGRPKNNDRIRETAEVLPSQATSAHEKVQMTCSNCQQVGHNIRSCKREAVPKPTKKPRGRPRKKQKTMAEENVTTQPTQSSIIS; encoded by the exons ATGTCCAGTAACATGTTAAAAATTAAAGAGATGCATAATGCTACTGGGCTGATCACACCAAAGGCAAGAGCTGTGATGGAAAAgcgaaaaaaaaatcttaagtgGTGTCATCCCCTTCCTTCAGGAAGAGGATGGTATGAGGTGGATCATGGTAGAAATAAATATCGAGTGTATGTTCGAGGTGCTGTTTCTTGTACTTGCAGGGCATATGACGTGAGTGGCATACCATGTTGCCATATTATGTCTGCTATGTGGACTGAATATGGAGAAACAAAGCTACCAGAAACAGTTGTCTCTGATTGGTATTCAGTTGAGAAGTGGAAGCTTTGTTATAGTTCGTTGCTTCGTCCTGTGAACGGGATGCAATTGTGGAAAACTCACACTGATGTTGTAGTTATGCCTCCTCCGGACAGGATCATGCCAGGAAGACCAAAAAACAATGATAGAATCCGTGAGACAGCTGAAGTTCTTCCATCGCAAGCTACGTCTGCACATGAAAAAGTTCAAATG ACCTGCAGCAACTGTCAACAAGTTGGACATAATATACGGTCATGTAAGCGTGAAGCTGTGCCTAAACCAACTAAGAAACCTCGAGGAAGGCCGAGGAAAAAACAGAAGACAATGGCTGAAGAAAATGTCACCACTCAGCCAACACAATCTTCCATAATTTCTTAG